In Salarias fasciatus chromosome 20, fSalaFa1.1, whole genome shotgun sequence, a single window of DNA contains:
- the nkain4 gene encoding sodium/potassium-transporting ATPase subunit beta-1-interacting protein 4 isoform X2, producing MGCCSGRCTLIFICTLQLVLALERQVFDFLGYQWAPILANFFHIIIVILGLFGTIQYRPRYIIVYTVWAALWVAWNVFIICFYLDVGGLSKDSDLLTFNISAHHSWWSEHGPGCVRREMPQAPGVRTTESHSYITVMGCLMDYQYIEVMHSSTQILVALLGFVYACYVVSAITEEEDSCLRK from the exons ATGGGCTGCTGCAGCGGACGATGCACCCTCATCTTTATTTGCACTTTACAGCTG GTTTTGGCTTTAGAAAGGCAGGTCTTTGACTTCCTCGGGTACCAGTGGGCCCCCATCCTTGCCAACTTCTTCcacatcatcatcgtcatcctcGGCCTCTTCGGCACCATCCAGTACCGGCCCCGATACATCATCGTG TACACAGTGTGGGCCGCTCTCTGGGTAGCCTGGAACGTCTTCATCATCTGCTTCTACCTGGATGTAGGAGGCCTGTCCAAG GACAGCGACCTGCTCACGTTCAACATCTCGGCCCATCACTCCTGGTGGAGCGAGCACGGGCCCGGCTGCGTGAGGAGGGAGATGCCCCAGGCGCCGGGGGTCCGGACCACGGAGAGCCACTCCTACATCACCGTCATGGGCTGCCTCATGGACTACCAGTACATCGAGGTCATGCACAGCAGCACGCAGATCCTGGTCGCT CTCCTGGGGTTCGTATACGCCTGCTATGTTGTCAGCGCTATcactgaagaggaggacagct